The window CACAGTTCAGCGTTTCCTTCCGTGGCAGCACGGGGGCAGCGACGGCATCACAAACCGTTTCACTTGATCTCGGCATTCACGATGCAGGCTCCGCATGGAGCGGCGTGGCCTCTAACGCCGCCGCCGTGGGCACCAATGCCGCCAACATCGGCGGCATGAGCTCCGTCATCAACTCGGCGTCCACCACCACAGCCTACTCGGGTTCCTCCTCCACGCTGATGATGACGCAGGACGGATACACCGAGGGCTATCTCATGAATCTGGACATCGGCCGCGAAGGCATCATCTCTGGCAAGTACAGCAACGGAGAAAGCCAGGACCTGTTCCGCATCTCCCTGTACCGCTTCAACAACGAATTCGGACTGAAGCGCGAAGGCAACAACCACTTCTCCGCCACCCGGGAATCCAACACGGCACAGGAAGGCGTGCCGGACACCGAGAACTTCGGCTCCATCGCTTCCAATGCGCTTGAACAATCCAACGTGGACATGGCCCGCGAATTCGTAACCATGATCGCCACTCAGCGCGGCTTCCAGTCCAACAGTAAAATCGTCTCCACGCAGGACCAACTGATACAGAATGCCCTGCAGATGAAGCGGTAAAAACAACCAACATATTTTTCATGCACTGCGGCGCCGGAGAGTTCATCTCCGGCGCCGATTTGTTTTATGGCACCTTCTCAAGGCATGCCTTTTCCGCACCAACCTTTTGTGGCACAATCAGCATACCCCGAACCATCGGGAAAAGAACATTCCATGGAGGCTTCATGCACGCTGCGCCAACTCAACAGCTCTCGCTCCACGAGCGTCCCGCAAACCATGGTTGTCGGCAAGAAGGCAACAGCGCCGACCTCGGCAGAAGGATGCGCGGCATATCCGTAGCGCCTTCCTCCGCAGATCCTTCCTCCGGCGCTCCCTCTGAAAACGCGTCACCCCAATCTACCGACAGAGGCGAGTTTTATGAGGCCAGCTGGACCATTACGACCAGCCCGTAACAAGCCAGCGCCAAAACACAAGCAATATTGATTAGTTAACCAGCATCTGCAAAAGGCCGGATTTTCATATTTCCAATTCTGACATTTCCGGCTATAGTCCATCGATTTTGGGTTAGGTGGCAGTTCCGTTGTGCCTCAGCCAACGCAATTGCCTACAGAGTTGCCCTTACGGTCGCGGACTATTCAGGCCGCATCCCGCACGAACCGGTCGCGGGACCGGAACGCCCCGTTCCGGCGCGGCGCACATTTTCGGAGGGCGAACACACGCAATGGCATCAGCCGCATCCAACGGTTCTCAGCCGCTCGCGCAGAACGCGCAGGGAACCACACAGCATATTCCCTGTTACGGCATCATTCCCGCTCGGTATGCCTCTTCACGCTTTCCCGGCAAACCCCTTGCGGAAATCCTCGGCAAACCCATGTTCTGGCACGTCTACACCCGCGCCAGCCAATGCCCGCACATGACGCGGGTGGTGCTTGCCACGGATGACGAACGGATCGCACGTGCAGCAGAAGCACACGGGGTGGACTACGTCATGACCCGCCCAGACCATGCCAGCGGCACGGACAGGGTTTACGAGGCAGCCTGCGCCCTTGGCGTGGAAGAGCATGCCGTGGTGGTGAACATTCAGGGTGACGAGCCTGCGCTAAATCCCATGATGCTCACTGAACTTGTCTCGCCTTTCATGCACGACGCTTCAGTACAGGTTTCCACACTGGCGCAGTCCATCTCCTCAGCAGATGCGGCCAGCCCGGACATCGTGAAGGTCGTCCCTTCCGCAAACGGCGACGCCCTGTATTTTTCCCGTGCCGCCATTCCCTTCTGTCGCGAGGGGGAACCCGCACGCGGGTACAGCGGTCACATTGGACTGTATGCATTTCGCCTTGGTGCCCTGCGCCGTTTCACCGAGCTGCCCCCATCTTCGCTGGAGCAGACGGAAAAGCTGGAGCAGTTGCGCCTTCTGGAAAACAACATCCCCATCCGGGTAGTCGCTACCGCGCACAAAACGCACGGCGTAGACAGACCGGAAGATATTTCCATAATCCTCAACATGCTACGGGAGACAGCCCGATGAAAGCCATTTTAGCCCTTGAAGACGGCTTCGTTCTTGAAGGACGTTCGTTCACCGGTGCCGGTGAGGCGGGCGGCGAGGTTATCTTCAATACCGGCATGACCGGCTACCAGGAAATCCTGACCGACCCCTCCTATGCCGGCCAGATGGTCTGTATGACCTATCCGCTCATCGGCAACTACGGCATTACCAAGGAAGACCTTGAGTCCGGCAAAGTGCACTGCGCAGCGCTGATCGTGAAAGAGTGCTGCAAGGAACCCTCCAACTGGCGCTCCGTGGAAAGCCTTCCCGATTACCTCAAGCGCTACGGCGTTCTGGGCATTGAAGGCATAGACACCCGCGCCCTGACCCGCCACATCCGCATCAACGGCGCCATGCGCGGCCTGATTTCCACCGAGGAACTGGATCCGGCCAAGCTCGTGGAGCGCGCCCGCCAACTGCCTTCCATGGAAGGCCAGAATCTTGTGGAAGTTGTGGCCCCGGAAGGCCCCTACGTATGGGACGGCGAAAAGCCGCAGCCCGTCACGCTGGCAAACGGCGAACACGCATGGAAGGGCACCGGTCCCAAGGTTGTCGTCTATGACTTCGGCATCAAGTGGAACATTCTGCGCCTGCTGGCCGCTCAAGGATTCGACATGCTCGTGGTGCCGCCCAGCTTCACGGCTGAAGAGGTAGCCAAAGTCAAAGCCGACGGCGTATTCCTTTCCAACGGCCCCGGCGACCCCGCTACCCTGAAGGCGGAGATTGCCCAGATCACCAAGCTTGTGGACATGCTGCCCGTGGCAGGCATCTGCCTCGGCCACCAGCTGCTCGGCCATGCCCTTGGCGGAACCACCAGCAAACTCAAGTTCGGGCACCATGGCTGCAACCACCCCGTAAAGGACCTGCAGACCGGGCGCATCGAAATCTCCTCCCAGAACCATGGCTTCTGCGTGGAACTGAGCGGTGATGATGTGGAAATCACCCACCTGAACCTGAACGACAACACCGTGGAAGGCATTGCACACAAGACCAAGAAGGTCATTTCCGTGCAGCACCATCCCGAAGCGTGTCCCGGTCCTAACGATAGCCACTATTTCTTTAAGCGTTTTCGCGATATGATGCAGGAACATACGGGCGCATAGCATTGCGCAACGGAGCCGCCGCAAGGCTGCGGCTCTTCCGGACAACCAGTAGACACCGGAGCCGACATGTCCGCCGAACTGACAAAGGCCAGACAACAGCTTAACCAGATCCGCTCGCTGCTCAAGCAGGGCAAATACCAGCCCGCTGCGCAGGCATATCATGACGCGTTGCTGACTTTTCTGAAGACCCCGCTGATGAAGGCGGAAAAGGAAGAGTTTCAGCGCCTGCTGGAAGACAATGCGCACCACCTGAACAACGACAAGGAACTGCGCAAGGTATTCCCGCTGACGATACAGTACGCGCCCGGTAAGGAACGCGAGGTGCTGGACGTCATCAAGGAGCTGTTGCAGGAACTCATGAATGCCGCCGCCAACGAGGCGCAGCTTATCATGAGCATGATGGAGCAGCGCAAGCAGAACGAGCTGGAACGCGGCCAGAAGCTGCTGGACAACCGCCAGAACGATGAAGCCAGCGCCGTTTTCAAAGCCCTTGTCAACGAGTTCTCTGACGACCCCGAGCTGAAGGCAAACATCGGCGACCGCTTCATTAAGGCCGGCCGCTACGAAGAAGCGTACGAATACCTGGCTGCGGCCATTGACGAGAGCCCGGAATCCATACACTTCTACAACCGCATCGGCATTGCCCTGCGCAAGCTCGGCAAATTTGATGTGGCAGAAAAATACTTTGCCCGCGCGGTCAAATTCGCCGGAAGAGACCCCCATCTCTTCTTCAACCTCGGCCGTCTGTACGTGGACTGGAAACGCTGGGACAAGTGTGCCAAGGCTGCTGCCATGGCCCTCAAACTCAGCCCGGACTTTGAAGAAGCTCAGAAAATGCTGGCCTTTGCCAACAAGAAGATGAGCAAGGCGTAACTGGCGCTTATACCCATAACGAAAGGCGGCTCAGCAATGAGCCGCCTTTTTTCATGACGGATGAATTAGCGGAGCGGCCTACCCGACCTGAACAAGAAAAGCCGGAGATGAGACCATCTCCGGCTTTTGCATTCTGCATCTTCGCCCCGCGAAAGGGCTACAGCACGTACCCGCTAGCGGGCGATCATGGCACGCAGCATATCTGCGCAGTTTTCCGCATTGTGGGACATTTCGTTCAGGCACTCCACGAAATGGAGCAGCTGATAGATGTCCTTGAACTCCATGTCGGAGTTGTAGATGGCGGAGATAAGCTGCTGCTTGTTGCGGAACACGTCCTTGTGGTTATAGCGGATGGCGCGATAGGTGTTCTTCACGCCCTCGCGGTCCAGCTTGCCCACGCCCTGTACCAGGCCGATAGTCGCTTCAAGCGCGGGGCCGAGCAGTTCAAGGGTCTTGTCCACGGCGTCCATGTAATCAACGAACTGCTTGTGGAATTCCTCCGGCACGGCAACGCGGCGCATGGCAAGCCAGTTCAGGGCATCCTGACCTGCATCGAGGATGTTGTCCTGGCTGCGGGTGTAATTGAGGAACAAGGTCTTATCCACAGCCATGAACAGGCCGCGGGGCAGATGGTTGCGGATGTTGCGCTTGATCTTGTCCGCCTTGTCCTCAACCTCGTTCACCTCTTCCTGCAGAGTGTCGAACTCGCGACAGGTGCCGCCGGTAATATAGCATTCCATGGACTCACGGATGAGCCCCATGCCCTTGCCTATCTGTGCATAGTGCTCCAGCAGGCCGTCCATGGGATTGCGCTCCGAAAGGATGCCGAAAAAAGGTACACGAAACGTCATAAGATTATCCTCCGGTACGAAAAAAATATGGTTGCGTCAGGGCCGTCCGGCAAGGCTACAGCGTGGCCCAGCGCAGAAGCTGAAAGATCACTATGCTGCTGAAGGCCGCAATCGGCACGGTCAGCACCCAATAAATTACTATCTTGAACAATACACGGAAGTCCACAGCACCGAAACCTCTTGCAAGGCCCACGCCCACAATGGAACCGACGGCTGCGTGAGTCGTGGAAACCGGCATGCCAAGATTCGAGGCCATAAGCACCGTGGTGGCTGCGCCGAAGTCCACGGCAAAACCGCGGGTGTTGGTCAGCTGGGTAATCTTCTCACCCACGGTATCCATAACCTTATGCCCCAGCATGGCTATACCCACGGCAATGCCGATACCACCCATGATGAGCAGCCACAGGGGCACTTCCGCACTGGCGAGCATCTGGTGGTCACGTGCAATCATATAAATGGCTGCCACGGGACCGATGGCGTTTGCCACGTCGTTGGCCCCTTGCGATATCGCCACGTAACAGCTGGTGCCGATCTGCATGGAACGGAAAAGTCCCTCAACGGCTTCCGGTTGCTCGTCAACATCAGGAATGATCCTGTTGATGAACATACGGGCACACCCCCATACAACCGCACAAACGCCGGCCGAAAGCGCAATCGCGCCCAGACCGGACAGATGCAAACCCTTGCCGAACGGCGTCTTGAACAGAAACGACAGCATGACGAGCACCACGGTAACGGCAATCCAGAATGGCGCCCATTTTCGTGCCGCCCGTATCATATCCGTTTTGAACAGGATGAATCTGCGAATCTGCCAGAAGACCAGATAGGCAATGCCCGCACCAAACAGGGGCGAGATAATCCACGAAAGGACCACAAAACCGAGATTGGCCCAGTTGACCACCTCAGGCCCGCCCGCCACAAAGCCGAATCCAAGAATGGAGCCTACAATGGAATGGGTTGAAGAAACCGGCAGAGCCGTCAGCGTTGCCACCAGCACCCAGAGAGCGGCAGAAAGCAAAGCAGCAAACATGCCTACCATGAGCAGCCGGTGGTCGGTGATCATCTCGGGGTTGATAATCCCCTTGGATATAGTCTTGGTAACATGAGATCCCAGAAATACGGCACCCACAAAATTGAGTACGCCAGCAATAAGCACGGCCTGTTTGCACGTGATCGCTTTAGCGCCTACGGCCGATGCCATGGAGTTGGCAACATCATTGGCTCCCAGGTTGAAGGCCATCATGAAGCCTGCAACAACTGATAGAACCAGAAAAACGGTGTACATATCCATGTGTTGTCCGATAGTTCCCAATATGGTTATGGTGAACAGCCGTGTTGCACGGCCAAGGCATGGGGAGTACTAAAAGGAAACGTCCCCGATGTCAAAAAACCGAAACACAGCTAACATGTAATTGTAACAGTTCTGTGACAAAAGCGCCATAATGTTACGGTGTACTATAAACATATGAAAAACTTCTCTATCCGGAACAGACTTCTTCTCGGCACGGTGCTGCTGCTCGTGGTGGCTCTGCTGCCACCTTTCTACTATTTCGATAACGCCCTGCGCGGCGACATCATGCATGACGCCTCCGAGAGGGCTATCAAGGGCCTTGATACTGTTGAACATATTATCAAGGAGTATGCCCTTCCATCCGACAGTGCCGAGCTTGATGCCCGTCTCACCCGCCTGGGCGAACGCATGGGCATACGCATCACCTACATTGTCGAGGGTGCCGTCATTGCCGACTCCAATGTCCCCGTTGAAGACATCCCCTCGCTCGACCCCCACGGCAACAGGCCGGAAGTGCGTAAGGCCCTTGAAGGGCAGACCGGCCTGGAGATCCGCTACTCCACCACTCTGAATAAAGATCTGATCTATGTCGCCCGAGCAATCAGCGGTTCTCCCGGAGTGCCTGACGGCGTACTACGCATCGCCATTCCCGTTTCCGTGGCGAACGAACGGCTGGACAGGCTTGAATCCGGCATGACGTGGGTGCTGCTCATTGTCATTCTCGCCAGTTCCCTCATTGCCTACCTGTCCACGCGTCCGCTGCTCCGTTCCATCGTGGAACTCGCCAGCACCGCGCAAAGCATCGGGCAGGGACATTACAACCGACGCATCCGCGAATATCCCGGCAAGGAATTCAAGCCGCTGGCAGACGCCATCAACGGCATGGCGCACAACATTGAACAGCACCTGACCATGCTTGTGGACCAGAAGGGACGGCTTGAGGCCGTGTTCAACGGCATGAACGAAGGCGTAATGGTGCTTGATTCAACCGGCCGCATTCATTCCTTCAACAAGGCGCTCTCCGCCATTTTCCCCGGCATTGAACAGAAGATTGGCGCATCCCCCATTGAGGCCACCATGAAGCCCGAGCTGCAGAACATGGTCATGGACCTCATTGAAAAGGCGCAGGACGATTCCGGTGTACGTACGCAGATGGAGCTTACCGACAACCGCTTCTACGAGGTCAACCTTGTCCCCTTCAAGGATCCTGCAGGTGCTCGGCGCGTTGTGGCAGTATTTTACGACATCAGTGAACGCGAGCGGCTGGAAAAAGTGCGCCGCGACTTCGTGGCCAACGTATCGCACGAACTCAAGACCCCGCTGACCAGCATCAAGGGATACACGGAAACCCTCATTGAGTCGCCGCCCTCCAAGCCGGAACAGACGGCCATGTTCCTCAAGACCATTCTCAAAAACGCCAACCACATGACCAAAATGGTCAACTCACTGTTGGTGCTTGCAAGAACGCAACACAAGGGTGAAATGACTGACCTTGTCCCCGTGGATGCACACGAGGTCATCAGGCTTTCCCTGCGCGATCTTTCCCATGCCGCACAGGCCAAGAACATCACCCTTGAAAATGCCCTGCCCGATGAGCCCATAAACGTTCTCGGCGACAAGGACGGCCTGCTGGAAGTCTTCCGCAACCTGCTGGACAACGCCATCAAGTACAGTCCGGCCGGTTCCACGGTCAGCGTTTCCGCCCGCCATGCACAGGACCGCATGGCCCTGTGCGTCCGCGATCAGGGCCCCGGCATTCCTGACAACGCCAAGGACCGCATCTTCGAACGGTTCTACCGCGTGGAGCACCCCTCTGAACCTGCCGCCAAAAACGGCAGCGCCGGCTTGGGACTTGCCATCTGCCGCCGCATCATCAAATCGCACGGCGGAGACATTTGGGTGGAATCGCCCCTCTACCCTGCCACAGGCACCGGCGCCGCCTTCTTCGTGACCCTGCAGGCAACCCCAACGCCAAATACCGACAATACAGAGTAG is drawn from Desulfovibrio mangrovi and contains these coding sequences:
- the kdsB gene encoding 3-deoxy-manno-octulosonate cytidylyltransferase, with product MASAASNGSQPLAQNAQGTTQHIPCYGIIPARYASSRFPGKPLAEILGKPMFWHVYTRASQCPHMTRVVLATDDERIARAAEAHGVDYVMTRPDHASGTDRVYEAACALGVEEHAVVVNIQGDEPALNPMMLTELVSPFMHDASVQVSTLAQSISSADAASPDIVKVVPSANGDALYFSRAAIPFCREGEPARGYSGHIGLYAFRLGALRRFTELPPSSLEQTEKLEQLRLLENNIPIRVVATAHKTHGVDRPEDISIILNMLRETAR
- the carA gene encoding glutamine-hydrolyzing carbamoyl-phosphate synthase small subunit; this translates as MKAILALEDGFVLEGRSFTGAGEAGGEVIFNTGMTGYQEILTDPSYAGQMVCMTYPLIGNYGITKEDLESGKVHCAALIVKECCKEPSNWRSVESLPDYLKRYGVLGIEGIDTRALTRHIRINGAMRGLISTEELDPAKLVERARQLPSMEGQNLVEVVAPEGPYVWDGEKPQPVTLANGEHAWKGTGPKVVVYDFGIKWNILRLLAAQGFDMLVVPPSFTAEEVAKVKADGVFLSNGPGDPATLKAEIAQITKLVDMLPVAGICLGHQLLGHALGGTTSKLKFGHHGCNHPVKDLQTGRIEISSQNHGFCVELSGDDVEITHLNLNDNTVEGIAHKTKKVISVQHHPEACPGPNDSHYFFKRFRDMMQEHTGA
- a CDS encoding tetratricopeptide repeat protein — protein: MSAELTKARQQLNQIRSLLKQGKYQPAAQAYHDALLTFLKTPLMKAEKEEFQRLLEDNAHHLNNDKELRKVFPLTIQYAPGKEREVLDVIKELLQELMNAAANEAQLIMSMMEQRKQNELERGQKLLDNRQNDEASAVFKALVNEFSDDPELKANIGDRFIKAGRYEEAYEYLAAAIDESPESIHFYNRIGIALRKLGKFDVAEKYFARAVKFAGRDPHLFFNLGRLYVDWKRWDKCAKAAAMALKLSPDFEEAQKMLAFANKKMSKA
- a CDS encoding DUF47 domain-containing protein, translating into MTFRVPFFGILSERNPMDGLLEHYAQIGKGMGLIRESMECYITGGTCREFDTLQEEVNEVEDKADKIKRNIRNHLPRGLFMAVDKTLFLNYTRSQDNILDAGQDALNWLAMRRVAVPEEFHKQFVDYMDAVDKTLELLGPALEATIGLVQGVGKLDREGVKNTYRAIRYNHKDVFRNKQQLISAIYNSDMEFKDIYQLLHFVECLNEMSHNAENCADMLRAMIAR
- a CDS encoding inorganic phosphate transporter is translated as MDMYTVFLVLSVVAGFMMAFNLGANDVANSMASAVGAKAITCKQAVLIAGVLNFVGAVFLGSHVTKTISKGIINPEMITDHRLLMVGMFAALLSAALWVLVATLTALPVSSTHSIVGSILGFGFVAGGPEVVNWANLGFVVLSWIISPLFGAGIAYLVFWQIRRFILFKTDMIRAARKWAPFWIAVTVVLVMLSFLFKTPFGKGLHLSGLGAIALSAGVCAVVWGCARMFINRIIPDVDEQPEAVEGLFRSMQIGTSCYVAISQGANDVANAIGPVAAIYMIARDHQMLASAEVPLWLLIMGGIGIAVGIAMLGHKVMDTVGEKITQLTNTRGFAVDFGAATTVLMASNLGMPVSTTHAAVGSIVGVGLARGFGAVDFRVLFKIVIYWVLTVPIAAFSSIVIFQLLRWATL
- a CDS encoding HAMP domain-containing sensor histidine kinase is translated as MKNFSIRNRLLLGTVLLLVVALLPPFYYFDNALRGDIMHDASERAIKGLDTVEHIIKEYALPSDSAELDARLTRLGERMGIRITYIVEGAVIADSNVPVEDIPSLDPHGNRPEVRKALEGQTGLEIRYSTTLNKDLIYVARAISGSPGVPDGVLRIAIPVSVANERLDRLESGMTWVLLIVILASSLIAYLSTRPLLRSIVELASTAQSIGQGHYNRRIREYPGKEFKPLADAINGMAHNIEQHLTMLVDQKGRLEAVFNGMNEGVMVLDSTGRIHSFNKALSAIFPGIEQKIGASPIEATMKPELQNMVMDLIEKAQDDSGVRTQMELTDNRFYEVNLVPFKDPAGARRVVAVFYDISERERLEKVRRDFVANVSHELKTPLTSIKGYTETLIESPPSKPEQTAMFLKTILKNANHMTKMVNSLLVLARTQHKGEMTDLVPVDAHEVIRLSLRDLSHAAQAKNITLENALPDEPINVLGDKDGLLEVFRNLLDNAIKYSPAGSTVSVSARHAQDRMALCVRDQGPGIPDNAKDRIFERFYRVEHPSEPAAKNGSAGLGLAICRRIIKSHGGDIWVESPLYPATGTGAAFFVTLQATPTPNTDNTE